Part of the Sphingobacteriales bacterium genome is shown below.
GTCTTTTATCATGTACTACAAAATGAAGAATTGTGCAATAAAAACACAGATCAAGTAATAACTAAATTCAACTAAAATGGCAAAAAGAGATTATATTTTGCGTTATTTAACAATCCTGAAAAAGTTAAGGAATGGGCGGCATGCTTCATTTGAGGAAATACAAACATTTCTGGAAAATGAATCTGAAATTTCGGGTAATGATATGAGAGTATCACTACGTACTTTCCAGCGTGATATTCAGGACATATTAACTATCTTTCATGTGGAAATTAAATACGATCGCCTCCGGAAAGCTTATTATATAGAGGATGAAGAAAAACCTGAAATTAATGAACTTATGTTTGAAGCATTTGATCTTTTTAATTTGATGAACATCGCTTCAAACCATTCAGCTTATATTCAGTTTGAGAAAAGAAGACCACAAGGGACTCAACATTTCTCAGGATTGCTTCATGCCATAAAAAACAACTTAATAATCGTTCTGACTCATATAAAATTCTGGAACAATGAAATTACCTCACGTGAGCTTGAACCATACTTGCTAAAAGAAAGTCAAAATCGATGGTATCTGGTTGCTTATGATATTAATGCCGAAAAAATAAAAACCTTTGGTTTAGACAGGATAGTGTCGTTTGAAATAATAAAAAAGACTTTTCAGCCTCGTATCGATTTAAACATAAATTCACACTTTAAGCAT
Proteins encoded:
- a CDS encoding WYL domain-containing protein; translation: MAKRDYILRYLTILKKLRNGRHASFEEIQTFLENESEISGNDMRVSLRTFQRDIQDILTIFHVEIKYDRLRKAYYIEDEEKPEINELMFEAFDLFNLMNIASNHSAYIQFEKRRPQGTQHFSGLLHAIKNNLIIVLTHIKFWNNEITSRELEPYLLKESQNRWYLVAYDINAEKIKTFGLDRIVSFEIIKKTFQPRIDLNINSHFKHCFGIISLENEPPEEIILSFDAEQGKYIKTYPIHESQIILKDDENEFRIQLKLQLTWDFLMEIMSFGSSVQVLSPIKLINMLKEEFQKSLALYSTENE